The region GTCGTGACCAATTTCAGACCCCCGTTTGTGCAGAGACCGTCGTAGGAAGGCGCGCTGGATTCGTCGGTAACAGTTTTTGTGATCTGCGCGCGGTCGAACAAATACTGTCCGCTTTCCACCCTCATTATGAGACGTTGGTGGTCTATTAGAATGTCCGCTATCAGGATTGCGCAGAAGCTATCTCAATGTCTTAAATGGGGTACAAATCGGAAGCACCTTCTCGGCAGGAGTGGTTGCTCACGCTCCGATTGTGGAGTGGGCAAATGCTTCCCTAGATCAGTCAGTGCATTCGACTGGCACGACCTCCGTACATTGGAACTTGACAAGCACACCGTACGCAGCGGTGCCGCCGAGAGTTTTTGTTAGATATCATGATGTTGGACGTCATTTTATGGGTGTGGAACTTCTAACTTGAACGTGATTTACGAATTGGATTCGCAAGTCACTCCCAAGTCGGAGACATCCAAGCTGTTGAAACCACTGATGAACTTTTCATTTTCCTACAGGCTGGCCGTGACTTAAATTGGTCGTCGCCTTCCGAAGGGTGAGCCAGGTTCTTTGAACACAAGGAGCTTGGATAAATGAAAAGGAATCATTGTTTACAGACTTACGTTACCGCTCAAGTTGACGACTGGATAAAGGCCAAAGCGCGTGAGCGCGGGGTAAGCTCCAGCATCGTGGTTGGCGATTGCATCCACGATGCATGGACGCGCGATATGGAGGCAGACTTACGCACGCCTGCCACCGATCCGATGCGTCAGAATATCTTCATCACGGTCGCGCTGGATGCGTTGCTCACGTACCATCCCGAAACCGATCTGCGCGATCTAGTGGTCGATGCCTATCACCGTAGGCTCGTCCGCCTCGGCCTTGTCGCACCCCGTCCAGAGGGAGGCGACCATGGCGAATGAGATCGAGCAACTGTCGATGCCGTTTCTCATGGCGATTGGCGAAGATGTGTCGCGCAAAACGGACATCAAACGTGTCTTGAGGCTCAAGGAAGTGCGGCACAAGACAGGCCTTGGCCGGTCCACAATCTATCGCTGGATGGACGAAGGAAGGTTCCCCAAACCGGTCCGACTAGGAGCGCGTTCGGTCGCATGGATCGAGCACGAGATCGACGAATGGCTGATGAGCCGGAGCAAGTGATGATGCTCCGGCTCAGCCGCAATGCGGGTCAGTTGAGCCTGCCATTGCTGGTGCAAAAGGCAGCCCAATCGCGCATCAGGTCGCGCCGCTTGTCAAGGTAGTTGGTACGTCGATAAGCGGCCTCAACCTTGTTTGCGACGGTGTGCGCAAGCGCGGCTTCGGCGACCTCGCCGGGGTAACTGGTTTGCTCCGCCGCCCAGTCGCGGAACGAGGACCGGAAGCCGTGCACAGTGAAGGGTAATTTGGCGTATCGGAGGATCTTGAGCAGCGTCATATCCGACATCGGTCGCAAGACATTGCGACCGGGAAAGATCATGTCGCTGCACTCGGCGTAGAAGGGACGGGCACGT is a window of Erythrobacter sp. HKB08 DNA encoding:
- a CDS encoding helix-turn-helix transcriptional regulator; the encoded protein is MANEIEQLSMPFLMAIGEDVSRKTDIKRVLRLKEVRHKTGLGRSTIYRWMDEGRFPKPVRLGARSVAWIEHEIDEWLMSRSK